TTGTTTCAGTTATTTCAATCTCTTAATCTAAGCTAATTAACAATTTTAACAGTTTTTAATGGTCAGTCGGCGTGCTATTTTCTGCCGATTTTGGAAAGATGAGTTAGGGGTAACAACATTCCAGCCTACATACCAATGGGAAAAGAGTTTACTGTTTGCACTATGCATACTTCATCCTAGATGCGTTGTCAAGTTTCTGATCATAAAGACACGGATACCTACGGAAGCTGACTTTGTGGTGAGCATAAGTCGAAATCATAAGCAGCAGCAGTAGGGGGTGATTAAGTAGTTAGTTCCGGCTGAAGGGAGAAAAACATAACTTTTATTGAATTAGTTCAGCAAAACATAAAAAATATGGTTTGTGTGGACTAGCTACATGTTATGTCACCATTTAATAATAGTTTGGTAAATCGCCATGGTTCCCTTGTGTTTGCTTTGTGAAATATGAAAAAAATGTATTGGAGCTTGCAGTATCGTTGAGTATTTTCAGACGCTGTGCAGTTTTTTCACCAGCAGGGAGTGCAGCTTGCTTCTAGCTGGTACAGTTGGTTCATATTATCTCGTGTGGATGTAAAGAATTTCAGTGCGCGTCCAAGAGACGGATTATGTTACCTTTTTGATCCGAACCGTTAACATTCCCCAGGGCTGTGGATCGCAGTGATAAAATGTGCTTTACGCATTGTGCAACACTGCATAGACACGGTCGACAGATTATCAGGTTATTATTGCCTGTTTATCAAACTGCCTGCAGGAAACAGCCTTTTTCAAACTCCACGTTTCTGAGGTATAGTTTTGTTCTGGTTTTACAAGATTAGCAACCTGACAGATTGCTTTATGTCCTGTTAATTTGAATATATTTCATTAATCAATTGCCAGACGATGACGTGCTATTGTACTTCGATGGCTCTCCTGTGTAAGGTTTATAAGTCCGTGATTCCAACTTTCAGCGAGACAGACTTTGGTGAGTTTTGATCTAAAGCGCTTTCCTCACGATATTCCCCATTGAGAAACCTTTTTCCCTAGTTTGAGGTTCAGTGTAATAGTAAATGTTCTATATTTGCTCTCTATTCATATATACATCTTACGAGATACCGAGGACGTCGATGCAAGTTGTTGCGTTGAAACATTTATCAAAGGAGCGAAAAGTGTGTTTGTTGAACTTGATTTTGTATAAATATCTAAATCATGGAGACGGAACCCAGAAGCTCGGGCTCTAGTGAATCAGAAACTTCGGAAGATCAGGAGATGGCGGTGAATATTGGCGGGGTCCGCCACATTTTGTACGGGGATGTGCTGAACCGTTACCCGGAAAGCAGACTGGCAGAACTGCTAAACTGCAGTGGGTACGAAGCGATCTTCTCCCTTTGCGATGACTACGATCCGAGCAAAGGAGAGTTTTACTTCGACCGAGACCCGGACTCTTTCAAATGTGTACTGGACGTCTACTATTTCGGAGAAATCCACATGAAAAAAGGGATTTGCCCCATTTGTTTCAAAAATGAGCTAGACTTCTGGAAGATCGAGGTGGACTTTTTGGACGAGTGTTGCAAATGCCTCCTAGGCGAGAAAAATGAAGAGCTCGAAGAAATCGCAAAGCAAGTGCAGCTTATTTTGGCCGACACTGGGGAGTCGGCTGATGGCTGTTGGGGGAAAGCTCAAAAATTCCTCTGGAAACTGATGGAAAAGCCCGGTTCGTCCTGTCCGGCCAGAGTGATTGCAGTTTTATCTTTTCTATTTATTTTAATTTCATCCGTGGTGATGTGTGTGAGCACCATCCCTGACCTCCAAGTGACCGATGAGGAGGGGAGCCCAATAGATCATCCAGTCCTCGACTCCATCGAAACGGCGTGCATCGGCTGGTTCACAGCCGAATATATACTCAGGCTGGTATCGGCCCCCAACAAACTCAAATTTGTCCTTTCTTTCATGAACATCATAGACGTACTAGCGATTTTGCCTTTCTATGTGAGTCTAATCTTGACTACAGTCGGGGCAACCCTGATGGAGCTAACTAATGTTCAGCAGGCGATTCAGGCTCTTAGGATCATGCGGATAGCGCGAGTTTTTAAACTGGCGCGCCACTCCAGCGGTCTGCAAACACTCACCTACGCCCTGAAAAGAAGCTTTAAAGAACTGGGCCTATTGCTGATGTACTTGGCAGTTGGCATTTTCGTTTTTTCGGCTTTGGGCTTCATCATGGAACAAAGCCACCCCGAAACCCTCTTCAAAAGCATCCCTCAGTCCTTCTGGTGGGCGATCATCACCATGACTACCGTTGGATACGGGGATATTTACCCAAAGACAACTTTGGGGAAGATCAACGCAGCTGTCAGCTTTCTCTGCGGCATCATAGCCATCGCGTTGCCTATCCATcctattataaataactttgtcAGGTACTATAATAAACAGAAAGTTTTGGAAACGGCTGCAAAACACGAACTTGAACTAATGGAGTTGAATGCTAAGGAGGGAGAGTATGGGGATTCTAGAAATGAACAGGTAGATATTGTGGTCACTAAAGCTAGTAGCGATAGTAACCTCTCGCTCAATAACAGTCCATTATATTCTTACAGCGGCACTTTTATTCCACTTTTATCAGAGGAAAAACTGCATCGAAATAGGCTTCAGAGCTGCAAATGAACGGACAGTTTGCTAGTATTTCCGTGCAATTTTATTAGGTGTACCAGAATGCTATCCCGGTCGTCTTATTCCTTGTCAAATACTGATTCAGGAGACATTTATAACTATGCATGCTTGATACAAAGATCAATATGAATGAATATCAGTTACTGTCAAATGTTATATATAGTTACAACAAATCGTACTTATGTAATGATCATTTGGCACAGATGATTATTCAATCTTAGCATTTTAGAAAATACATTTAATCAGCACAAAATAGAT
This genomic stretch from Pristiophorus japonicus isolate sPriJap1 chromosome 7, sPriJap1.hap1, whole genome shotgun sequence harbors:
- the kcnf1b gene encoding voltage-gated potassium channel regulatory subunit KCNF1 — protein: METEPRSSGSSESETSEDQEMAVNIGGVRHILYGDVLNRYPESRLAELLNCSGYEAIFSLCDDYDPSKGEFYFDRDPDSFKCVLDVYYFGEIHMKKGICPICFKNELDFWKIEVDFLDECCKCLLGEKNEELEEIAKQVQLILADTGESADGCWGKAQKFLWKLMEKPGSSCPARVIAVLSFLFILISSVVMCVSTIPDLQVTDEEGSPIDHPVLDSIETACIGWFTAEYILRLVSAPNKLKFVLSFMNIIDVLAILPFYVSLILTTVGATLMELTNVQQAIQALRIMRIARVFKLARHSSGLQTLTYALKRSFKELGLLLMYLAVGIFVFSALGFIMEQSHPETLFKSIPQSFWWAIITMTTVGYGDIYPKTTLGKINAAVSFLCGIIAIALPIHPIINNFVRYYNKQKVLETAAKHELELMELNAKEGEYGDSRNEQVDIVVTKASSDSNLSLNNSPLYSYSGTFIPLLSEEKLHRNRLQSCK